AGGAGACAAAGCCCCCATGAATGAACCCACCCAGACGCCCAAGCCGATGGCCCAGGCCGTCTCTTCTGCGTCCGTCCTGCTGTGGCTGCGCCCGGAGCTCCCACGCGAATCGGCGCTGGAATACTGGCGAGGCCCCCACGCGCAACAGGTGGCAAGAACGCCGGGCCTGTTCGAGTACCGGCAGCACCCCTTCGCCGCCGGGGGCCAGGGCCTGTGGCCCGGCATTCCGGAGGTCGAGACCACCCTTCCCGAGACAAGACGCATCGACGGCATGCAGGAGCTCACCTTTACCGGGACGCTGGGACCGCTGAGGGGCACCAGGCAGAACAGGCGGGCGCACCGGGACGAAGCGAACGTGTTCCAGCGCACCCTCCGCTCCCTGAGCGGACCAGGTGGGGGCCGCTGGTACGGCAGCGGCAACGGCGACAGGGTGGGCTGCCGGTGCGCGGTGCTATTGCGGCGCAGGCCCGGTCTCCGCCGTCTCGCGTTCCGCCAGTTCGTGAACCACACGCTGGGGCCTTCTCTCGCCGGGCTTCCTCAGGTGAAGGAACTGCGCAGCCAGGTGCTCCTGCCGTGGCGGAAGGCACGCTGGAACACCCCGGGAGAGGCCCATGACCACCCTCCCGAGGAGCGCTTCGATGCCTCGCTCGTGTTGGGCTTTGCCAGCGAGGAGGCCATGGGGGCATTCTTCGCCTCACCGCAGGTCAGCGGCCTGGCGGAGCAACTGAGGCATCACTGCACCGCCCTCCATGCCTACCGGATCTCACACACCTATACCTATGTGGTGGAGGGGCGCCCGGCGTTGCCTCAAGTCAAACCGGAGCGGAAGCCTTCCCTCGCGCCCCTCAAACGTGTCCTTCCCGCGCCGCCCCCCCGGGCCGCCCGGACAGCCGGGCCCCATCCCTTTCCCGAAGCGCGGCTGCTCCCCTTGAGCGGGGAGGCCCCGGAAGATGTCGTGGCGGACGCCGAGGG
The sequence above is a segment of the Stigmatella aurantiaca genome. Coding sequences within it:
- a CDS encoding SMP-30/gluconolactonase/LRE family protein, which codes for MNEPTQTPKPMAQAVSSASVLLWLRPELPRESALEYWRGPHAQQVARTPGLFEYRQHPFAAGGQGLWPGIPEVETTLPETRRIDGMQELTFTGTLGPLRGTRQNRRAHRDEANVFQRTLRSLSGPGGGRWYGSGNGDRVGCRCAVLLRRRPGLRRLAFRQFVNHTLGPSLAGLPQVKELRSQVLLPWRKARWNTPGEAHDHPPEERFDASLVLGFASEEAMGAFFASPQVSGLAEQLRHHCTALHAYRISHTYTYVVEGRPALPQVKPERKPSLAPLKRVLPAPPPRAARTAGPHPFPEARLLPLSGEAPEDVVADAEGRLVCGVRGGRILRLDPVTGKEEVLGNTGGRPLGLELLPDGTVLVCDAHRGLLKLDPRTASIEPLVQFVGETPLRFCSNVTAARDGTLWFTESTHRFDFEHFVGAMYEHRPSGRLFRRDPDGHVETVLEDLFFANGVTLTEDESALIFAETDGYRLSRYWLKGPKRGQRDILADNLPGFPDNLSRSRDGRFWVALVTPRNPLLDRLGTTPGWIRKALWRAPDALQPGPVKTVWALAFDEQGRPLADLQTQRDDFYGATGVTESKGALYLASLYGNGLLQVQLPR